A section of the Macadamia integrifolia cultivar HAES 741 chromosome 9, SCU_Mint_v3, whole genome shotgun sequence genome encodes:
- the LOC122090089 gene encoding polygalacturonase non-catalytic subunit AroGP2-like, with the protein MTHPTLWLGLLIVAYFGGSQAENAFSKYWEEHIGLPQPPHWLAAKASPLSLHQIAMFMNLTVKNELASHLHSFCKQANVACSTNAQDNKIKHDTSLPPIAKWNGDRVKYEYVPNEEPLSVASQGGLPFFRESMVKEGGFMQVPDLRDPISYKSFLPRPLASKIPFSFSRIEELKKIFGVINESNMDEYIQDTLEICEKSPIQGEQCTCVTSAEDFIDFVVEKLGHHICIWSSESIEGSYENVTIGFVKLIHGNLSEPPVLCHSLPFLFQVYYCHVLQKVKIYAVDIHARKKVNHAIMACHYDTSNWNPNHLAFKLLGFGPGLIEVCHWISENGVVWTKTQG; encoded by the exons ATGACGCATCCCACTTTGTGGCTTGGACTTCTGATAGTAGCATACTTTGgt GGTTCTCAAGCTGAAAATGCCTTCTCAAAATACTGGGAAGAACATATTGGTCTTCCACAGCCTCCACATTGGTTAGCTGCAAAGGCTTCTCCATTAAGTCTCCATCAAATAGCAATGTTTATGAACCTTACGGTGAAAAATGAATTGGCTTCCCACCTGCACTCATTTTGTAAGCAGGCTAATGTTGCTTGTTCTACAAATGCACAGGATAATAAGATAAAACATGACACATCTTTACCACCAATAGCCAAGTGGAATGGTGATAGAGTGAAATATGAATATGTTCCAAATGAAGAACCCCTATCAGTTGCCAGCCAAGGGGGATTGCCATTTTTTCGAGAATCAATGGTGAAAGAGGGAGGTTTCATGCAAGTCCCTGATTTAAGGGACCCAATATCATATAAATCTTTCTTGCCCCGACCTTTGGcatcaaaaatcccattttcatTTTCCCGGAttgaggaattgaagaagattttTGGTGTGATCAATGAATCAAACATGGATGAGTATATTCAAGACACCCTCGAAATAtgtgagaaaagccccattcaAGGCGAACAATGCACCTGTGTGACATCCGCCGAGGATTTcatagattttgttgttgagaaATTGGGGCACCATATATGCATATGGAGTAGTGAGAGCATTGAAGGATCTTATGAGAATGTGACAATTGGATTTGTGAAACTCATCCATGGAAACCTCTCTGAACCACCAGTCTTATGTCATAGTTTACCATTTCTATTTCAAGTCTATTATTGCCATGTTTTACAGAAAGTAAAAATATATGCAGTTGATATACATGCTCGGAAGAAAGTGAATCATGCAATTATGGCATGCCACTATGACACATCAAATTGGAATCCAAACCATCTTGCTTTTAAGTTGCTAGGCTTTGGCCCTGGCCTAATTGAAGTTTGTCATTGGATAAGTGAGAATGGAGTGGTCTGGACAAAGACTCAAGGTTGA